GCCACGCCGTCGTTCACTTCCGCCGTGAGCTCGAACTTGCCCGCCTCCACGGGATCGACCGTCAGGCCGTCTCCAAGGCCCGGGATGGGGAACTTGGCCTTGCCGTCCCCGAGCCGGAGCTTCTTGATCGTCAGTGACAACTGACCTTGTGTCTTTTTGGGATCTTGGTCCACGACAAGCTCGACCTGGCCGTCGCCCCGACCCTCGGTGGGCAGCCCGATCAGGGCGTCCAGCAGCCCGAGCTGCTCGAGCTCGACCGAGCGAAGCGTAGCGTCGATCTGCTGTCCGGTGGCGGTTCGCTTCCACGTGCCCCGCAGCGAGCCGCCGCCCAC
Above is a genomic segment from Pseudomonadota bacterium containing:
- the gspN gene encoding type II secretion system protein GspN — protein: VGGGSLRGTWKRTATGQQIDATLRSVELEQLGLLDALIGLPTEGRGDGQVELVVDQDPKKTQGQLSLTIKKLRLGDGKAKFPIPGLGDGLTVDPVEAGKFELTAEVNDGVATIGRLRSSGPDLKLQGQGTVKLQEPLERTQFDLVLELDFGDTYKKKSTRVQAMFQLMELQPQLKRARTPAGGLRYKITGSAKRARFTPSGRHKP